The nucleotide sequence GTGGATCTGCCTGTCCCAGGAACTGCTACAATCGCTTTGACACGGCCCCAGAATGCACACCTTACTGTGTCCATGGCTGCTTCTGCGATCCGGGATATGTGCTTAAAGATGATATATCTGaggagtgtgtgcatgagagtaaGTGCCAAGGTCCTTGTCCAGAGAATAGCGAGTATAAAACCTGTGGGAATCCCTATGAGCAGAAAAACTGTGCCCATGACCTGAATGTCGAGTCACCGAGGAATTGTACCGAGCAGTGTGTTTCAGGCTGCTTCTGTAAGCCAGGGCACGTTTATCAGAATGGTACATCCGGCCCCTGCGTGCTTCCCTCTGACTGCCCTCCAAAGAAACCAATAAAAACCTATAAATGAAAACTAAGCAGCCATGGAGCCTGGAAGAGGGGTCCTCTGACACAACCCTGACCCGCAGCTCAGAGGAGACACCTCGGCTCCCAACAACCTCGCTGCTCACCAGAGAA is from Rhinatrema bivittatum chromosome 2, aRhiBiv1.1, whole genome shotgun sequence and encodes:
- the LOC115083483 gene encoding mucin-5B-like, whose translation is MMQIRSSLFLLMALPALLLEVQMTAALAKKQCGLHQTYNECGSACPRNCYNRFDTAPECTPYCVHGCFCDPGYVLKDDISEECVHESKCQGPCPENSEYKTCGNPYEQKNCAHDLNVESPRNCTEQCVSGCFCKPGHVYQNGTSGPCVLPSDCPPKKPIKTYK